The stretch of DNA TTGAACTTTGCTGCCAGGGGTATGAAGCTATTTACCGCAAGATCGAAGAAATTGAGCAGAAGGGCTTTCAGGCGCTGCCGAAGGAGAAGGCAATGCTCCCAATCCTGGAGATGGCTCTTGAGATGACGGCACGAGGATTTAGATTTAAAACCATCGATCTGTATCGCTCGGATGCAACGAAGTACACGGTAGACGGAGATGCACTCATTCCTCCTTTCTCAGCGCTTGCCGGGATCGGGGAGAATGCCGCGCGCAACATTGCAGCGGCCAAGGAGCAGGGAGAATTCCTGTCGATCGAAGATTTCCAGCAGAAGTCCAAAGCCAGTAAGACTGTTGTTGAGCTGCTGGCTCAGCTTGGCTGCTTCCGCGGATTGCCTGAGAGCAATCAGCTGTCGTTGTTCTAAGTATTATGTCTTTTTCTCCCACAAGTGTACCTTCGTCAAAATGGCGATATATCAAGGGTTTGGCGTTCTGAAGTAAGGTACCTTCACTTGTCAGCTCATACGGGTTATGATATAATTTTTCTGGTAATCATGGAGATAGAACCGTTGTTTAAAGAGTGGGGCGACCCACTCTTTACTCTTTGGTATATAGGAATGAATGGCTATGGAGGTAGGTACGTTTGAGTACACCGAAGATCAAAGCGACTGTAGAGGAAATGATTCACCCCTATTTGACGGAAAATGGCTTTGAACTAGTTGATGTGGAATATGTGAAAGAGGGAAGCAACTGGTTTTTGCGTATTTTTGTGGACAAGGAAGGCGGCATCGATATTGATGACTGCGGGCGGATTAGCGAAGTGGTTAGTGAGATGCTGGACAAGAATGACCCGATTCCCTCAGCTTATTTTCTCGAGGTTTCATCTCCCGGTGCTGAACGTCCTTTGAAAAAACCTGAGGATGTTCGCAAATCCGTTGGAAAGGACGTATTTGTGACTACATACGAATCCTTGGACGGTCAGAAGGAATTTGAAGGACGGTTGCTTTCGTTTGACAATGACGATCTGGTCATTGAGAGCGGGAAGAAGCAGTACACAATTCCTTACTCCAAAGTGGCCAGCGCCAGACTGGCTATTATTTTTTAAGCTAAAGATCAGCTTGGTATTCTTGAAAGGGGGAGCTTGAAGCAAATGAGTATGGATTTTATTGAAGCTATGAATGAGTTGGAAAGAGAGAAAGGAATCAGCAAAGACATTTTGTTCGAAGCGATCGAAGCGGCGTTGATTTCCAGCTACAAGCGAAATTTTAACACCGCCCAGAATGTCCGTGTTGATATGAACAGACATACTGGGGCTATTAAGGTATTTGCGCGCAAGCTGGTTGTTGAGGAAGTGCTGGATCCGCGCACGGAAATTTCTGTGCCTGCAGCACGTGAGATCAATCCGGGATTTCAGCTTGATGATGTCGCCGAGATTGAGGTAACTCCTCGGGATTTTGGCCGTATTGCGGCTCAGACAGCTAAACAGGTTGTAACACAGCGTATTCGTGAAGCCGAGCGTGGGCTGATTTACAATGCCTTTGTGGACAAGGAAGAAGATATCGTGACCGGCATTGTACAGCGTCAGGATTTGCGCAATATCTATGTAGACCTGGGTAAGGTAGAGGCTCATTTGCCTTTGAATGAGCTGATGCCGAACGAGAAATTCAAACATGGTGACCGGATTAAAGCATTCATTACTAAAGTAGAGAATACCACGAAGGGGCCGCAAATTTTGCTGTCCAGAACACATCCAGGTCTTCTTAAGCGTCTGTTTGAACTGGAAGTTCCGGAAATCTATGATGGCGTTGTAGAGATTCGTTCGGTGGCTCGTGAAGCTGGGTTCCGCTCCAAAATCGCGGTATACTCGCGTAATGAGGAAGTTGATCCGGTAGGCTCCTGTGTCGGTCCGAAGGGCCAGCGCGTACAGACTATCGTTAACGAGCTGCGGGGCGAGAAGATTGATATCGTCCGCTACTCTGAAGATGTCCAAGAATATGTAGCCAATGCGCTTAGTCCTTCTAAGGTACTGGAAGTTCAAGTGTTCGAAGCTGAGAAGATGGCCAGAGTTATTGTGCCGGATTATCAACTGTCTCTTGCGATTGGAATTAAAGGCCAGAATGCAAGGCTTGCTGCAAAGCTGACCAGCTGGAAGATTGATATCAAGAGCGAGACACAGGCGGAACAGGAATTTGGCAGACCGATCTCGTCCGGTGGAGAAATGCACCAGGATTCTGTGTCTGTCGACTAATATGGATCTGAAAGCGGGGGGGCCAAGATGAAATCTAAAAAGATACCGCTTCGGAAGTGTGTGGCCTGTCAGGAAATGATGCCGAAGAAACAACTGATTCGAGTGGTCAAGACGCCCGAAGGGGAGATCATGATTGATCTGACCGGAAAGAAATCAGGCCGCGGTGCATATTTGTGCGGAAGTGAGGCTTGCTTTAGACTTGCTCAGAAGAACCGTGCGCTTGATCGCGCATTGAAGGCACAGGTGCAGCCAGAGATTTATGAGCAGCTTGCCAGGGAATTCCTGGAAGTCGAAGAACAGTTTATTGCTGGCCAAAACGGAAGTGATGATGATGAGTAATCCATTGTCTCAGCTCGGTTTGGCCATGCGTGCCGGCAAGGTGGTATCTGGAGACGAGATCGTTCTCAAAGCGATTCGTTCCAAAGAAGCCAAGCTGGTCATTGTTGCAGGGAATTCCTCGCTCAATACACAAAAGAAGTTTCGTGATAAATGTGGAACTTATAAAGTACCTTTGCTGATCGGATTTGATCGGGAGCACCTCGGCGCCAGCGTCGGCAAACCTGAAAGGGTGGTGCTCGCGCTGACGGACCAAGGATTCGCAAATCTGTTGCGTAAAACCGTGAGTAATACGTCGGAGGTGGAGTATATTGAGTAAACAAGATAACAAAGATAAGTTGAGAGTGTATGAATACGCTAAATCACTGAATATGAGCAGCAAAGAAATTATTACGATTCTTAAACGTCTGGATATCCCGGTGAATAACCATATGAGTGTTATGGAAAATAGCGCTGTTGCTCGGGTCGAGCAGTTTTTCAAGGATATCAAGAGTAGTGCAGCTGTGAAGAAGGCAGGTTCAGGTTCCGTCGAAGCTTCTGCTCAATCGGCGGTTTCGGCTTCTGCAGGAGGAAGCCATAAACCGAATACCTCAGGCAGCTCTTCTGGCAGCCAGCGGCATGGAGCTTCGATCAGCGCCGACCAGACGAAAGAAGGCAATTCGAGCAATAACAAAATTCAAATGGAAAAGCAGGTAAGCATGAATAAAAATACAACAACAAACAACCAACGTAGCGGCGCAGCGTCGTCGCAATCAAATCATAACAGTCAACAAGGCGGACAACGTCAAAATTCTGGAGCTCGCAGCTCCCAGCAAGGCGGCCAGAACCGCAGCGGCGGTCAAGGTCAAAGTCAAGGCGGGGCTTCCCGTCCAAACCCAAATCGTCCCGGCCAGAGTCGGCCGGCTCAAGGTCAAGGCGGTCAGCAGAATTCCCGTCCTCAATCCGGCGGGGGCGGGCAAAGTCGTGGAGGCCAAGGCCAAACTCGTTCCAACTCTGATGGAGCAAGGAAGAATAATAACAATAACGGAAGACCTGGACAAAAACGGTTTGATGATAACAGAAACGGCGGGAACTTCCGTGGTAACAATCGTGGCGGTAAAGGCGGCCGAGGTGGTAAGGCCCAGCCTCAGGAACGCCGTGAGAAGATTGATAACACGCCAAAGAAGATTATCGTACGTGGAGATATGACAGTCGGTGAGACGGCGAAGCTGCTTCACAAAGATGCTTCTGAAGTTATTAAGAAGCTCATCGGCATGGGTGTTATGGCAACGATCAACCAAGAACTAGACATTGACACCATTCTGCTGCTGGCAGGTGAATTCGGAGTTGAGGTCGAAGTGAAGATTCCGGTTGAGGAAGACCGTTTTGAGACCGTTGAAGAAAATGATGAACCGGCTGATTTGAAGGAACGTCCTCCTGTTGTAACTATCATGGGGCACGTTGACCATGGTAAGACCACCCTTCTCGATGCCATTCGTTCAACGAATGTTACTGGCGGCGAAGCTGGCGGAATTACGCAGCATATCGGTGCTTACCAGGTTGAGATTAACAACAAGAAGATTACGTTCCTGGATACTCCAGGTCACGAAGCTTTCACGGCCATGCGTGCCCGCGGTGCACAGATCACGGATATTACGATTATTGTGGTAGCGGCAGATGACGGTGTAATGCCTCAGACCGTGGAAGCCATTAACCATGCTAAGGCTGCAGGATTGCCTATTATTGTGGCAGTCAACAAGATTGATAAGCCGGGTGCAAATCCTGACAAGGTGAAGCAGGAGCTTACTGAATATGAGCTTGTGCCGGAAGAATGGGGCGGAGATACGATCTTTGTTAACGTGTCCGCCAAGCAAAGAATGGGTCTGGAAGATCTGCTTGAAATGATTCTCCTCGTAGCCGAGGTTAATGATTATAAGGCAAATCCAGATAAACGTGCACGCGGTACCGTGATTGAAGCTGAGCTGGATAAAGGACGGGGTCCGGTTGCACGTGTGTTGGTACAGCACGGAACACTGAAGGTTGGAGATGCCTTTGTTGCAGGGAACTGCTTCGGTCGTGTTCGGGCTATGGTTAACGATAAGGGACGCCGGCTTAAGGAAGCAGGGCCTTCTACTCCGGTTGAGATTACGGGTCTGACAGAGGTTCCTGGTGCTGGTGATCCGTTCATGGTATTTGAGGACGAGCGCAAAGCGCGTTCCATTGCTGACAAACGTGCGATCACCCAGCGTCAATCGGAGCTTAACACCAATACGCGTGTTACGCTGGATGACCTGTTCAACGCAATTAAAGAAGGCGAAATTAAAGACCTTAACGTTATTATTAAAGGTGACGTACAAGGCTCGGTAGAAGCCTTGAAGGGTTCTCTTGCCAAGATTGAAGTTGAAGGCGTACGAGTTAAGATTATTCATAGCGGTGCAGGTGCCATCACAGAGTCTGATATTATACTGGCAGCAGCATCCAACGCGATTGTGATTGGTTTCAACGTTCGTCCGGATGCTCAAGCGAAGCAGACAGCTGAGCAGGAGAAGGTAGATATTCGCTTGCATCGTGTTATCTATAATGTAATTGAAGAAATCGAGCAGGCGATGAAGGGTATGCTGGATCCAGTATACAAAGAGAGCGTAATTGGCCATGCGGAAGTACGTAATACCTTCAAAATCAGCAAGGTGGGTACAATTGCCGGCTGTATGGTTACCTCCGGTAAGATTTCTCGCTCTGCAGAAGCGCGGCTTATCCGCGACGGCATAGTTATCTTTGAGGGTAAGATCGACTCGCTCAAACGCTTCAAGGATGATGCCAAGGAAGTAGCACAAGGTTACGAGTGCGGAATCACGCTTGATAATTACAATGATCTCAAAGAAGGCGATGTTATCGAAGCCTTCATCATGGAGACGGTTGAACGTTAATCTGTAGCATCAAGGATGAAATTAAGCTTATACAACCATAATGACATTAGCGGCAAAAGCCGCCTTGAAAGCATCGGCTCCACTTGGGCCGGTGCTTTCAAGGATAGATAGAGAGGTGTACATCATGGCTAATAATCGTGCAGGCCGTGTAGGTGAGCAAATCAAGAAGGAGCTGAGCGTACTTATTCAGAGTGGGCTTAAGGATCCGCGGATTGGATTTGTCACCGTTACCGGTGTTGACGTAACAAACGACTTGTCCCAGGCTAAAGTATATTTGAGTGTATTCGGAGATGAAGAACAGAAGAATAATTCTCTGAAGGGACTTGAGAAAGCGACCGGATTTTTGCGTAGCGAGTTGGGCAAAGCGATCCGGCTGCGCCACACGCCAGAACTGATCTTTAAGATTGATGAGTCAATTGCCTATGGCAGCCGGATTGAGAAGCTGCTGGGTGAAATTACCAAAGAAGATACCAATTGAAGTAAAGGAGACGGCGATGCAGACCAATGAACGGGAGCTCCTGAATGCCGTGGCATTCATCAAAGAGCATGATGATTTCCTCGTAGTGTCGCATGTACAGCCGGACGGAGACGCAGTCAGTTCCACCCTAGCGGTGGGCTGGCTTCTGTCATGTCTGGGCAAAAAATACACCATGATCAATGAGGGCCCCATCCCACGCAGAATGAGTTATCTGTGGCATGCGGATCAAATTCTCAACTTGTCTGAAACTTCTCCAGGACGTACATATAAGTACATTATTTGTGTAGACTGTGCTGACTTTCAGCGGGTTGGTGAAACCAAAAACTGCTTTGAGGAGGGTGCCCTGATACTAAATATTGACCATCATCCGACGAATGATGCTTACGGCTCTGTCAATTTAATCCGGCCACAAGCCGCAGCTACTGCTGAGATCTTGTTTGATTTGCTCCTTGCATTTGACTTTCCGCTGGATGTTGATGCAGCGACGGCGATTTACACGGGGCTGCTGACAGATACAGGGGGCTTCCGGTATTCCAATACTACGCCAGAGGTTATGAGAATTGCCTCCAAACTGTTGGAGTATGGGGTGGATGGTCCAGGCCTATCCGAAAAGCTGCTTGAACAGATGACATTTTCCCAGCTTAAGATCTTGACTCGTGCGCTCAATAAGCTGGAGCGTACAGAGGATGGCAGAATAAGCTGGGTGAGTATTACAGATGAAGATTTGGCCGAATGTGGAGCTATTCACGAGGATCTTGAGGGGATCGTTAACTATCCGCGCAATGTGATGGGTGTTGAAGTAGGCATGCTGTTTAAGGTGATCAATGACCGTGCGGTGAAAGTTAGCATGCGTTCAGCAGGAAATGTGGATGTAGCCGCTGTATGTCAAAGTTTTGGAGGCGGCGGCCATACAAGAGCGGCCGGGGCGCGTCTGGAAGGCACATTGGATGAAGTAGTGGCGCGTGTTGTAGAGCGGGTGAAGGAACAGCTATGAGTCATACTTATGAAGGGATTCTTCCGGTATGGAAGCCTGCGGGTTTTACTTCCCACGATGTAGTGGCCAAAGCCCGGGGTATCTTGAAAATGAAGCGAATTGGACATACCGGAACACTTGATCCTTTGGTCACAGGCGTATTGCCCCTCTGTCTTGGACGGGCTACGCGAATGGTGGAGTATCTTCAGGAATTGCCCAAAGAGTACGAAGCCAAGCTTGTGCTGGGATTAGCCACAGATACTGAGGACTTGTCCGGCCAGGAATTAGAACGCAGCGAGAACGTTCAAGTTACCGAGCAAGAAATTCGAAGTGTGATTCGATCATTTGAAGGTACAATTTCTCAAATTCCTCCCATGTATTCGGCACTGAAGCAGAATGGAAAACGACTGTATGAATTAGCAAGAGAAGGGAAGACGGTAGAACGCCAGCCAAGAGAAGTGACAATTCATCAGATTGAATTGATAGACATCGATATGAGCAAGTCTCTTCCGGAGGTTTCCTTCCGCGCTCTATGCTCAAAGGGCACATACATTCGGACACTATGTGTGGATATCGGAAAAGCGTTAGGTGTTCCAGCTGCTATGGCGGAATTGAGACGGACAATGTCTGCAGGAATCCCGGATTCCAGCTGCCTGACCTTGGAACAGATTGAGGAGGCCGTGCGCGACGGCAGTCTTGCAGCAAAGCTGCTCCCTGTGGATCAAGCTGTGACCCAGCTGCCTTCTGCCGAGGTAAGTGAAGAGAAGGTGCGAGCCGCTCTTCAAGGACAGCGCCTGTCTGCATCTGTAGTGAATCCTTTGCCAGATCGCGGAGAAGCGCTTCGTTTGTACGATCCGAACGGTAGGTTTCTAGGGATTTATCTACGGGAAGCGGAATCTGGTGCTATAGCTCCAGTCAAGGTATTTGCCCAGAACGAAGCCTGATTGCCTGGCAGCATAAAAGTTAAGGGACTTTGGAACAGGCTGCAGGTATAATCCAGTAAATTGCAGGTGAATTATGAAATGCAGACGATAACGATAAAGTATCCGCTCACGCAAAATGATATTCAGTCTTATGCTAAGCCGCAGGTAGTGGCTATCGGTCAGTTTGACGGATTGCACTTGGGGCATGAGGCAGTCATTAAGTCCGCAGTGGCCTTGGCTCATCAGAAGGAATTGCCGGTCTCTGTTATGACCTTCTATCCTCATCCCAAAGAGGTTATGAAGAAGGGAGATTATGACGGTTATCTCACGCCTCCTAAAGAGAAGGAAGAGCTTCTGAGAAGCATGGGCGTAGATTATTTATATATTATTGAATTTAATGAAGCCTTTTCTCAAGTGAGTCCGCAGTGTTTTGTCTATGACATGCTGCTTCCGCTCCAGATCGATACTGCTGTAGTAGGGTTTGACTTTAGATTTGGATACCGAGGAGAAGGCCATGCTGATATGCTTCGTAAACTTGGAGCTGGCAAGATGGAGGTAGAGACCGTGCCGGCCTTTTTGTTAGAAGGCGAGAAGGTTAGCAGCTCTGGCATCCGCAAATGGCTGAAGGAAGGCAAGGTCGATCTTGCGGCGGTATGGCTGGGCCGGCCATATGTTCTTCGCGGTTCTGTTGTGGATGGGGAGAAGCGAGGCCGACTTATTGGTTTCCCGACAGCGAATGTAGAGCTGTCCGAGCATTTTGTCTTGCCTGCAAACGGTGTATATGCGGTATTGGCGTCAACAGGGGAGACATGGCTGCCTGGCGTAATGAACATTGGTGTGAAGCCGACCTTTCATAGCGGGGAGCTAAAGCCGAAGGTTGAGGTGCATTTGCTCGACTTTAGCGGCGATTTGTACACGCAGGAATTAACGGTACAGCTGATAGATTTTCTCCGGGAAGAGCGGAAGTTTGGCTCAGTGG from Paenibacillus sp. CAA11 encodes:
- the nusA gene encoding transcription termination factor NusA, producing the protein MSMDFIEAMNELEREKGISKDILFEAIEAALISSYKRNFNTAQNVRVDMNRHTGAIKVFARKLVVEEVLDPRTEISVPAAREINPGFQLDDVAEIEVTPRDFGRIAAQTAKQVVTQRIREAERGLIYNAFVDKEEDIVTGIVQRQDLRNIYVDLGKVEAHLPLNELMPNEKFKHGDRIKAFITKVENTTKGPQILLSRTHPGLLKRLFELEVPEIYDGVVEIRSVAREAGFRSKIAVYSRNEEVDPVGSCVGPKGQRVQTIVNELRGEKIDIVRYSEDVQEYVANALSPSKVLEVQVFEAEKMARVIVPDYQLSLAIGIKGQNARLAAKLTSWKIDIKSETQAEQEFGRPISSGGEMHQDSVSVD
- the rbfA gene encoding 30S ribosome-binding factor RbfA encodes the protein MANNRAGRVGEQIKKELSVLIQSGLKDPRIGFVTVTGVDVTNDLSQAKVYLSVFGDEEQKNNSLKGLEKATGFLRSELGKAIRLRHTPELIFKIDESIAYGSRIEKLLGEITKEDTN
- the truB gene encoding tRNA pseudouridine(55) synthase TruB; the protein is MSHTYEGILPVWKPAGFTSHDVVAKARGILKMKRIGHTGTLDPLVTGVLPLCLGRATRMVEYLQELPKEYEAKLVLGLATDTEDLSGQELERSENVQVTEQEIRSVIRSFEGTISQIPPMYSALKQNGKRLYELAREGKTVERQPREVTIHQIELIDIDMSKSLPEVSFRALCSKGTYIRTLCVDIGKALGVPAAMAELRRTMSAGIPDSSCLTLEQIEEAVRDGSLAAKLLPVDQAVTQLPSAEVSEEKVRAALQGQRLSASVVNPLPDRGEALRLYDPNGRFLGIYLREAESGAIAPVKVFAQNEA
- a CDS encoding L7Ae/L30e/S12e/Gadd45 family ribosomal protein — encoded protein: MSNPLSQLGLAMRAGKVVSGDEIVLKAIRSKEAKLVIVAGNSSLNTQKKFRDKCGTYKVPLLIGFDREHLGASVGKPERVVLALTDQGFANLLRKTVSNTSEVEYIE
- the infB gene encoding translation initiation factor IF-2, encoding MSKQDNKDKLRVYEYAKSLNMSSKEIITILKRLDIPVNNHMSVMENSAVARVEQFFKDIKSSAAVKKAGSGSVEASAQSAVSASAGGSHKPNTSGSSSGSQRHGASISADQTKEGNSSNNKIQMEKQVSMNKNTTTNNQRSGAASSQSNHNSQQGGQRQNSGARSSQQGGQNRSGGQGQSQGGASRPNPNRPGQSRPAQGQGGQQNSRPQSGGGGQSRGGQGQTRSNSDGARKNNNNNGRPGQKRFDDNRNGGNFRGNNRGGKGGRGGKAQPQERREKIDNTPKKIIVRGDMTVGETAKLLHKDASEVIKKLIGMGVMATINQELDIDTILLLAGEFGVEVEVKIPVEEDRFETVEENDEPADLKERPPVVTIMGHVDHGKTTLLDAIRSTNVTGGEAGGITQHIGAYQVEINNKKITFLDTPGHEAFTAMRARGAQITDITIIVVAADDGVMPQTVEAINHAKAAGLPIIVAVNKIDKPGANPDKVKQELTEYELVPEEWGGDTIFVNVSAKQRMGLEDLLEMILLVAEVNDYKANPDKRARGTVIEAELDKGRGPVARVLVQHGTLKVGDAFVAGNCFGRVRAMVNDKGRRLKEAGPSTPVEITGLTEVPGAGDPFMVFEDERKARSIADKRAITQRQSELNTNTRVTLDDLFNAIKEGEIKDLNVIIKGDVQGSVEALKGSLAKIEVEGVRVKIIHSGAGAITESDIILAAASNAIVIGFNVRPDAQAKQTAEQEKVDIRLHRVIYNVIEEIEQAMKGMLDPVYKESVIGHAEVRNTFKISKVGTIAGCMVTSGKISRSAEARLIRDGIVIFEGKIDSLKRFKDDAKEVAQGYECGITLDNYNDLKEGDVIEAFIMETVER
- the rimP gene encoding ribosome maturation factor RimP, producing the protein MSTPKIKATVEEMIHPYLTENGFELVDVEYVKEGSNWFLRIFVDKEGGIDIDDCGRISEVVSEMLDKNDPIPSAYFLEVSSPGAERPLKKPEDVRKSVGKDVFVTTYESLDGQKEFEGRLLSFDNDDLVIESGKKQYTIPYSKVASARLAIIF
- a CDS encoding bifunctional riboflavin kinase/FAD synthetase; translated protein: MQTITIKYPLTQNDIQSYAKPQVVAIGQFDGLHLGHEAVIKSAVALAHQKELPVSVMTFYPHPKEVMKKGDYDGYLTPPKEKEELLRSMGVDYLYIIEFNEAFSQVSPQCFVYDMLLPLQIDTAVVGFDFRFGYRGEGHADMLRKLGAGKMEVETVPAFLLEGEKVSSSGIRKWLKEGKVDLAAVWLGRPYVLRGSVVDGEKRGRLIGFPTANVELSEHFVLPANGVYAVLASTGETWLPGVMNIGVKPTFHSGELKPKVEVHLLDFSGDLYTQELTVQLIDFLREERKFGSVDELIAQIGRDAETARLKLQ
- a CDS encoding DHH family phosphoesterase — its product is MQTNERELLNAVAFIKEHDDFLVVSHVQPDGDAVSSTLAVGWLLSCLGKKYTMINEGPIPRRMSYLWHADQILNLSETSPGRTYKYIICVDCADFQRVGETKNCFEEGALILNIDHHPTNDAYGSVNLIRPQAAATAEILFDLLLAFDFPLDVDAATAIYTGLLTDTGGFRYSNTTPEVMRIASKLLEYGVDGPGLSEKLLEQMTFSQLKILTRALNKLERTEDGRISWVSITDEDLAECGAIHEDLEGIVNYPRNVMGVEVGMLFKVINDRAVKVSMRSAGNVDVAAVCQSFGGGGHTRAAGARLEGTLDEVVARVVERVKEQL
- the rnpM gene encoding RNase P modulator RnpM codes for the protein MKSKKIPLRKCVACQEMMPKKQLIRVVKTPEGEIMIDLTGKKSGRGAYLCGSEACFRLAQKNRALDRALKAQVQPEIYEQLAREFLEVEEQFIAGQNGSDDDE